The proteins below are encoded in one region of Fulvia fulva chromosome 9, complete sequence:
- a CDS encoding rRNA methyltransferase 2, mitochondrial — MSMLARAVNRLPTALQRSACETVSIRQASWLAIPLIRRPWTASGPLQHLTRNASSSSSTRWKSRQGRDSYAKEAKVAGLKSRAAYKLLEINEKHRIFRRGDTVVDLGFAPGSWSQVAVNRTSPGGRVVGIDVIPAQPPRGANALQGNFLSPEIREEVRKFVSDTSKGRVRQRSIISQDSLTEDELEEDSKGIVELEKLSLEQEQAKQGAVEKEKMTQQQLDHLEGRVVDVVLSDMSEPWPLVESSWIKSKVNPYLRMMNTSGIAARDHGGSMDLCMAALTFAYDTLATGGHFLAKFYTGAEDHAFELRLKKLFEKVHRIKPDATRKESKEAYFVALRRKAGIKREDVLDEG, encoded by the exons ATGTCGATGCTGGCAAGAGCAGTCAATCGGCTGCCCACAGCATTACAGCGCTCAGCATGTGAGACCGTCAGCATACGCCAGGCCTCATGGCTGGCGATACCACTCATCAGGAGGCCATGGACAGCTTCTGGACCATTGCAGCATCTCACGCGAAACGCGTCCTCCTCATCCTCGACCCGCTGGAAGAGCCGTCAAGGACGAGACTCATACGCGAAAGAGGCAAAAGTCGCAGGCCTGAAGTCGCGCGCAGCATACAAACTGCTGGAGATCAACGAGAAACACCGTATCTTCAGACGCGGCGATACCGTGGTGGATCTGGGCTTTGCGCCTGGCAGCTGGAGCCAAGTCGCCGTCAACAGGACAAGTCCAGGTGGAAGAGTCGTCGGCATCGATGTCATACCAGCGCAACCACCGCGAGGCGCGAACGCATTGCAGGGCAACTTCCTCAGCCCGGAGATCAGAGAAGAGGTTAGGAAGTTTGTCAGCGATACAAGTAAAGGACGCGTGCGGCAGAGGAGCATTATCAGTCAGGATAGTCTTACAGAGGACGAATTGGAAGAGGATAGCAAGGGCATTGTTGAGCTGGAGAAACTCAGCTTGGAGCAAGAGCAGGCCAAACAAGGCGCAGTGGAGAAGGAGAAGATGACACAGCAACAGCTTGACCATCTCGAGGGTCGTGTGGTGGATGTTGTGCTGAGCGACATGTCAGAACCCTGGCCTTTGGTCGAATCGTCGTGGATCAAGAGCAAAGTTAACCCATATCTCAGGATGATGAATACCTCTGGCATTGCGGCGCGGGATCATGGTGGGAGTATG GATCTCTGCATGGCGGCGTTGACCTTTGCCTACGATACTCTTGCGACCGGCGGCCATTTCCTTGCAAAGTTCTATACCGGAGCTGAGGATCATGCCTTTGAGCTTCGACTTAAGAAGCTTTTTGAGAAGGTGCATCGCATCAAGCCCGATGCTACTCGTAAAGAGAGCAAGGAGGCTTACTTCGTGGCCCTACGACGAAAGGCGGGCATCAAGCGGGAGGATGTACTTGATGAAGGTTGA
- a CDS encoding 26S proteasome regulatory subunit rpn12: protein MAEHEVKQLIHALDSLKHTQLNQAPQLLSRAKLALLNLDALVPSEDSTPNHLHLAIAVLEHGALASIKLKDTEAFTRYYQQLQPFYSLPSSQQSSRHSNQSKVTGLYLLLLLSVGDYAGFHTVLEGLEMSSGKQKVERDQFIQYPVRLEQALMEGSYDKVWVETKGERVPSEEFGVFSEVLIDTIRSEIASCSERAYPSLPISNAKNLLFLDSEGAVVQFAQARGWVAKDGRIYFPQQEEEALAAEKDVMSNSDVVIQNTLGYARKLETIV from the exons ATGGCGGAACACGAAGTCAAGCAGCTCATCCACGCCCTCGACTCTCTCAAACACACACAACTCAATCAAGCACCGCAACTCCTCTCACGCGCAAAGCTCGCGCTCCTCAACCTTGACGCTCTCGTCCCCAGCGAAGACAGCACACCAAACCACCTCCACCTCGCCATCGCCGTCCTCGAGCACGGCGCCCTCGCCAGCATCAAGCTGAAGGACACCGAAGCTTTCACCCGCTACTACCAACAACTACAACCCTTCTACTCGCTCCCGTCATCACAGCAGAGCTCGCGGCATAGCAATCAAAGCAAGGTCACGGGGTTGTATCTGTTGCTGCTGCTGAGCGTGGGTGATTATGCCGGCTTTCACACAGTGCTGGAGGGTCTGGAGATGAGCAGTGGGAAGCAGAAGGTGGAGAGGGATCAGTTCATTCAGTATCCCGTGAGACTGGAGCAGGCGTTGATGGAGGGGAGCTACGATAAGGTCTGGGTTGAGACGAAGGGCGAGAGGGTGCCGAGTGAGGAGTTTGGGGTGTTTTCAGAG GTCCTCATCGACACGATTCGCTCGGAGATCGCATCCTGCTCGGAGCGCGCATACCCATCTTTACCCATCTCGAACGCAAAGAACCTGCTATTCCTTGACTCCGAAGGCGCCGTGGTGCAGTTCGCGCAGGCAAGAGGCTGGGTGGCGAAGGATGGTAGGATCTACTTTCCACAGCAGGAAGAGGAGGCACTGGCCGCGGAGAAGGATGTCATGAGCAACAGCGACGTGGTCATCCAGAACACTCTGGGCTATGCACGGAAGCTTGAGACGATTGTGTAA
- a CDS encoding Fasciclin-like arabinogalactan protein has translation MRSPLLHALLPAALVSAQADLLALLQSQPDLSTLTDLLSIADLADALAQATNITIIAPTNEAFQNVDPNIPEGVAVANRNVTSVTALLSNHVFRGLYPAASVGEVPNFVQSLLTPDFVNDQQPFTNFTGGQYIGIVKNGADVEVLSGEFAVSKVVEADIPLGENIIIHKVDTALAFGAPLQLFTARAGYTALNGALEAVDNLGLQLGLTDDGGTAIGVSDLTVFVPMNEAFQLIGSEVLSYHVISENVIFSPSISNATVPSLQGSDLQLTVTDDGAVFVNGAKVVIPNVILFNGVAHVIDGVLNPLAPPLERASLDASATTSDRVAFADATRVEALPFTSFTFAMDSQPETILAIYSTGLAVAPANAAATSTAANMDPTRATASGTAAAYTGAADVAKLARGMLAGVVGGAIAVAL, from the exons ATGCGTTCTCCTCTCCTCCATGCTCTGCTCCCAGCAGCCCTTGTCAGCGCCCAAGCCGACCTCCTGGCCCTCCTGCAATCGCAGCCCGACCTTAGCACCCTGACGGATCTCCTCAGCATCGCAGACCTCGCCGACGCTCTGGCCCAGGCTACCAATATCACCATCATTGCACCAACCAACGAAGCCTTCCAAAACGTTGACCCGAACATCCCAGAGGGCGTGGCAGTCGCCAATCGCAACGTCACTTCTGTCACTGCTTTGCTTTCTAACCACGTCTTTCGTGGTCTTTATCCGGCCGCGAGTGTGGGCGAGGTCCCGAATTTCGTACAAAGTCTGTTGACGCCGGATTTTGTCAACGATCAACAGCCGTTCACGAACTTCACGGGTGGCCAGTACATTGGGATCGTAAAGAACGGGGCGGATGTCGAAGTCTTGAGCGGAGAGTTCGCTGTCTCTAAGGTGGTCGAAGCG GACATTCCCCTTGGCGAAAACATCATCATTCACAAAGTCGACACTGCGCTCGCCTTCGGGGCACCTCTACAACTCTTCACCGCACGTGCCGGCTACACGGCATTAAATGGTGCTCTAGAGGCAGTGGATAATCTGGGACTGCAGCTGGGGCTCACGGACGACGGCGGCACCGCGATAGGCGTGTCCGATCTGACTGTCTTCGTACCGATGAATGAGGCTTTTCAACTGATCGGGTCT GAAGTTCTGAGCTATCACGTCATCTCTGAGAATGTGATCTTCTCGCCTTCGATCAGCAATGCGACTGTGCCTTCGCTGCAGGGAAGCGATCTGCAGCTCACTGTCACCGATGACGGGGCTGTGTTCGTCAATGGAGCCAAGGTCGTGATCCCGAACGTCATCTTGTTCAATGGAGTGGCACATGTCATTGATGG CGTTCTCAACCCTCTCGCACCACCCCTAGAGCGTGCTAGCCTAGACGCTTCTGCTACTACTTCAGATCGCGTAGCTTTCGCAGACGCCACGCGAGTTGAAGCACTCCCTTTCACTAGCTTTACCTTCGCCATGGACAGCCAGCCGGAGACGATTCTAGCCATCTACAGCACCGGACTTGCCGTGGCACCCGCGAATGCAGCAGCGACCTCTACGGCGGCGAATATGGACCCGACTAGGGCAACGGCATCAGGCACAGCTGCGGCGTACACTGGGGCTGCTGATGTGGCGAAGCTGGCTAGGGGTATGCTTGCAGGTGTGGTGGGAGGGGCTATTGCTGTAGCACTCTAG